Proteins encoded within one genomic window of Alcanivorax sp. REN37:
- the parE gene encoding DNA topoisomerase IV subunit B: protein MSTEHYTAENIEVLSGLDPVKKRPGMYTDTTRPNHLAQEVIDNSVDEALAGHARRVKVVLYKDGSVSVEDDGRGMPVDLHPQMGLPGVEVILTTLHSGGKFSNNSYQFSGGLHGVGVSVVNALSKRLEVTVRRDAQVHRMAFEHGLKVESLEVVDSCGRRNTGTQVRFWPDEKYFDSPRISVRSLRHLLRAKAVLCPGLEVILEDENTGDNETWQYADGLVEYLDDATRGWEKLPESPFTGALAAEHEAVDWAVLWMPEGGDLVTESYVNLIPTPQGGTHVNGLRTGLLDALREYCEFRNLLPRGVKLSPEDIWDRASYVLSVKMLDPQFAGQTKERLSSRATAGFVSGVVKDAFSLWLNQHTDEAGRLAELCISHAQRRLRASKKVARKKVTAGPALPGKLADCASDDVAITELFLVEGDSAGGSAKQARSREFQAIMPLRGKILNSWEVDSSEVLASQEIHDIAVALGIEPGLDDLSGLRYGKVCILADADSDGLHIATLLCALFVRHFPSLVRGGHVFVAMPPLFRIDAGKDVFYALDDGERQSILDRLAADRKRVRPQVTRFKGLGEMNPLQLRETTMSPDTRRLVQLSISEDVETHEILDMLLSKKRAGDRKEWLETKGNLAEV from the coding sequence ATGAGTACCGAACACTACACAGCAGAGAACATCGAGGTCCTCAGCGGCCTGGACCCGGTCAAGAAACGGCCGGGCATGTACACCGACACCACCCGCCCCAACCATCTGGCTCAGGAAGTCATCGACAACAGTGTCGATGAAGCGCTGGCCGGTCATGCGCGGCGGGTGAAAGTGGTGCTCTACAAGGACGGCTCGGTGTCGGTGGAGGATGACGGCCGCGGCATGCCGGTGGACCTGCACCCGCAAATGGGCCTGCCCGGTGTGGAGGTGATCCTCACCACGCTGCATTCCGGCGGCAAATTTTCCAACAACAGCTACCAGTTCTCCGGCGGTCTGCACGGCGTGGGCGTGTCGGTGGTGAACGCGCTGTCGAAGCGGCTGGAAGTCACCGTGCGCCGCGATGCCCAAGTGCACCGCATGGCGTTCGAGCACGGCTTGAAAGTCGAGTCGCTGGAGGTGGTGGACAGCTGCGGCCGCCGCAACACCGGCACCCAGGTGCGCTTCTGGCCGGACGAGAAATACTTTGATTCGCCGCGCATCTCGGTGCGCAGCCTGCGTCACTTGCTGCGTGCCAAGGCGGTGCTGTGCCCGGGTTTAGAAGTCATCCTGGAAGATGAAAACACCGGTGACAACGAAACCTGGCAGTACGCCGATGGCCTGGTGGAATACCTTGACGACGCCACCCGCGGTTGGGAAAAGCTGCCGGAGTCGCCTTTCACCGGCGCGCTGGCGGCGGAGCATGAAGCAGTGGATTGGGCGGTGCTGTGGATGCCGGAAGGCGGTGACTTGGTCACCGAATCCTACGTCAACCTGATCCCCACGCCGCAGGGCGGTACCCACGTTAATGGGCTGCGCACCGGCCTGCTGGATGCGCTGCGTGAGTACTGCGAATTCCGCAACTTGCTGCCGCGCGGCGTGAAGCTGTCGCCGGAAGACATCTGGGACCGCGCCAGCTATGTGCTGAGCGTGAAGATGCTCGATCCGCAGTTTGCCGGCCAGACCAAAGAGCGGCTCAGTTCCCGTGCCACCGCAGGTTTCGTATCCGGGGTGGTGAAGGACGCGTTCAGCCTGTGGCTGAACCAGCACACCGATGAAGCCGGTCGGCTGGCGGAGCTGTGCATCAGCCACGCTCAGCGCCGGCTGCGGGCGTCGAAGAAAGTCGCGCGCAAAAAGGTCACCGCCGGGCCGGCGCTGCCGGGCAAGTTGGCCGACTGCGCCAGCGATGATGTGGCGATCACCGAGCTGTTTCTGGTGGAAGGTGACTCCGCCGGCGGTTCTGCGAAACAGGCTCGCAGCCGTGAGTTCCAGGCGATCATGCCGCTGCGTGGCAAGATTCTGAACTCCTGGGAAGTGGATTCCAGTGAAGTGCTGGCCAGCCAGGAGATTCACGATATCGCCGTGGCGCTGGGTATCGAGCCGGGGCTGGATGACCTGTCCGGGCTGCGCTACGGCAAGGTCTGCATCCTCGCCGATGCTGACTCCGACGGCCTGCACATTGCCACCTTGCTGTGCGCGCTGTTCGTGCGCCATTTCCCGTCGCTGGTGCGGGGCGGGCATGTGTTTGTGGCGATGCCGCCGCTGTTCCGCATCGACGCCGGCAAGGACGTGTTTTATGCGCTCGACGATGGTGAGCGCCAGTCGATCCTTGACCGACTCGCCGCCGACCGCAAGCGGGTGCGCCCACAGGTCACGCGCTTCAAGGGCCTGGGTGAAATGAACCCGCTGCAACTGCGTGAAACCACCATGTCACCGGACACCCGGCGGCTGGTGCAGCTGTCGATCAGCGAGGATGTGGAAACCCACGAAATCCTCGACATGCTGCTGTCGAAAAAGCGCGCCGGCGACCGCAAGGAATGGCTGGAAACCAAGGGCAATCTGGCTGAGGTGTGA
- the parC gene encoding DNA topoisomerase IV subunit A — MADDFEKVSLRDYTEKAYLDYSMYVILDRALPHVGDGLKPVQRRIVYAMSELGLKATAKHKKSARTVGDVLGKYHPHGDSACYEAMVLMAQPFSYRYPLVDGQGNWGSADDPKSFAAMRYTESRLAPYAESLLAELGQGTVEWVPNFDGTMDEPKLLPARLPNVLLNGTTGIAVGMSTDIPPHNLREVTAACIHLLNDPGASLDDLMEHIQGPDFPTQAEIITPRNDIIRMYAEGRGSIKQRAVYEMEEGDIVITALPYQVSGAKVLEQIADQMQKKKLPMVTDLRDESDHENPTRLVITPRSNRIDVEQLMSHLFATTDLEKNYRVNMNMIGLNGRPQVKPLTTIVSEWLEYRMITVRRRLQHRLDKVLERLHILDGLLAAFLNLDEVIRIIRNEDEPKPVLMERFALSDRQAEAILELKLRHLAKLEEMKIRGEQDALAEEREWLEGTLGSMARMKTLVAEELRQDADKYGDERRSPLMSRDDARAMDETELVTAEAVTVVLSEKGWVRAARGHDVDPASLSYKTGDGFLSATQGRSNQVVCFLDSTGRSYSLPAHTLPSARGQGEPVSGRVSPPSGAHFVAALMGADKSAWLLATDLGYGFVARYADLQANKKAGKTVLTVPEGAKVMAPQRIPDGTDLRVAVLSNDGRLLVFPLSDLPEMARGKGNKMMAISAGKGERTEFVIALQIVAPGQTLRVQAGRRHLGLKPSDLEHYHGERGRRGARLPRGFQNVDGLSVED; from the coding sequence ATGGCTGACGATTTTGAAAAAGTCTCGTTGAGGGACTACACCGAAAAAGCGTACTTGGATTATTCCATGTACGTGATCCTCGACCGTGCCTTGCCCCACGTGGGCGACGGTCTGAAACCGGTCCAGCGCCGCATCGTGTATGCCATGAGCGAGCTGGGCCTGAAGGCCACCGCCAAACACAAAAAATCGGCGCGTACGGTCGGTGACGTGCTTGGTAAATACCATCCCCACGGCGACAGCGCCTGCTACGAAGCGATGGTGCTGATGGCGCAGCCGTTCAGCTACCGCTACCCGCTGGTGGATGGCCAGGGCAACTGGGGGTCGGCGGACGATCCCAAGTCATTTGCGGCGATGCGTTATACCGAATCGCGACTGGCGCCCTACGCCGAGTCGCTGTTGGCGGAGTTGGGCCAAGGCACGGTGGAATGGGTGCCGAACTTCGACGGCACCATGGACGAGCCGAAGCTGCTGCCGGCACGGCTGCCAAACGTGCTGCTCAACGGCACCACCGGCATCGCGGTGGGCATGAGCACCGATATTCCGCCGCACAACCTGCGCGAAGTGACCGCCGCCTGCATTCATCTGCTCAATGATCCCGGCGCGTCGCTGGACGACTTGATGGAGCATATTCAGGGGCCCGACTTCCCGACTCAGGCGGAGATCATCACGCCGCGCAACGACATCATTCGTATGTACGCCGAGGGCCGCGGCAGCATCAAGCAGCGCGCGGTGTACGAGATGGAAGAGGGCGATATCGTCATCACCGCGCTGCCATACCAGGTGTCTGGCGCCAAGGTGCTGGAACAGATCGCCGACCAGATGCAGAAGAAAAAGCTGCCGATGGTCACCGACCTGCGCGATGAGTCCGACCATGAAAATCCGACCCGGCTGGTGATCACGCCACGTTCCAACCGCATCGATGTCGAGCAGTTGATGAGCCATCTGTTCGCCACCACCGATCTGGAAAAGAACTACCGCGTCAACATGAACATGATCGGGCTCAACGGCCGGCCACAGGTCAAGCCGTTGACCACCATCGTGTCCGAGTGGCTCGAGTACCGCATGATCACCGTGCGCCGGCGCCTGCAGCACCGGCTCGACAAGGTGCTGGAGCGGCTGCACATCCTCGACGGTTTGTTGGCCGCATTCCTGAATCTGGACGAAGTGATCCGCATCATCCGCAATGAGGACGAACCGAAGCCGGTATTGATGGAGCGTTTCGCGCTATCCGATCGTCAAGCGGAAGCGATCCTCGAACTGAAGCTGCGTCACCTCGCCAAGTTGGAAGAAATGAAGATCCGCGGCGAGCAGGATGCGCTGGCGGAGGAGCGCGAGTGGTTGGAAGGCACGCTCGGTTCCATGGCGCGCATGAAGACACTGGTGGCCGAGGAGCTGCGACAGGACGCCGACAAGTACGGTGACGAGCGCCGTTCGCCGCTGATGAGCCGCGATGATGCCCGCGCCATGGATGAAACCGAGCTGGTGACCGCCGAAGCGGTGACCGTGGTGCTATCCGAAAAAGGCTGGGTGCGCGCCGCCCGTGGCCACGATGTGGACCCGGCGTCGCTGAGCTATAAAACCGGCGATGGCTTCCTGTCCGCCACCCAAGGTCGTTCCAACCAGGTGGTGTGCTTCCTCGACAGCACCGGGCGCAGTTATTCGCTGCCGGCACATACCTTGCCGTCAGCGCGCGGCCAAGGCGAGCCGGTCTCGGGCCGGGTCAGCCCGCCCAGCGGCGCCCACTTTGTGGCGGCCTTGATGGGCGCTGACAAGAGCGCCTGGCTGCTGGCCACTGATCTAGGTTACGGCTTCGTTGCGCGCTACGCTGATTTGCAGGCCAACAAAAAGGCCGGCAAAACCGTGCTCACGGTGCCAGAGGGCGCCAAGGTGATGGCGCCGCAGCGGATACCGGACGGCACTGACCTGCGTGTGGCGGTACTGTCTAATGATGGCCGCCTGCTGGTATTCCCGCTGTCCGATTTGCCGGAGATGGCACGCGGTAAGGGCAACAAGATGATGGCCATCAGCGCCGGCAAGGGTGAGCGCACCGAGTTTGTCATCGCGCTGCAAATCGTAGCGCCGGGGCAGACGTTGCGAGTGCAGGCCGGCCGCCGCCACCTTGGTCTCAAGCCATCCGATTTGGAGCACTACCACGGTGAGCGGGGCCGACGCGGTGCACGCTTGCCGCGCGGTTTCCAGAACGTCGATGGGCTGTCGGTGGAAGACTGA